The sequence TGTGTGGAGGATTTGCGATATTCAAGATATTCAAATACCTTCTCTGGGCATTTTCCATTCAGGATGATATTTGGACACAGCAGGAGCCTTCGATGCCAGAGAAGATCCTCCCTCCTGCTGACAGCCTGCAGCTGGTCCCTCATTCATACCTCCATTCTCCATCCTCTTGTTTTTTTCATCCTCTCTGAAATAAGTCCATGGAGAAATGAAACATGTCTTAGTTGCTTTAATCTCATTTGGGGAgaggaggggggaaaaaagctatGGGCTTTCTGCCAGATCCAGAAAATACAGCCTAGTGTTTTGTAGactgaaaatacatttaaatgaactaCACGGTTTAAATATATAAGCTCAAATATTagttaactaataataataacaataatctgATTGCAATCTCTATcttgaaatatgtttattttccatATTCCCAGCAGGCACATTTCCAGCCtgaataagtttttttttaattgaatcaaTTTCACCtaaacaaaataatagaaatatcaGCAAATTAAATCAAAGCCAATACTAAGCAGTGTTTGAAGTGTACTAACCTTCTAGTGTGtttagcatctctctctctctctctctctctctctctctctctctctgtgtgtgtcttttcacCTTAATCCCTTTTTAATGGGCATAAAAAAATTCCCAAAGGTTCATCTCTACtcctgtgtttaaaatgataataatttaCAGCTAGCAAATTGTATGCTTTAAATTACAGCctttaaataacacacattCAAATTCAGGATGAAAATGATTTGTGCCATTTTATGAGCTTTATCATGGAGCTAGAGGTCCAACTGTTGCTCTGTACATCGTTCTATCACTCCGTCACTGAGCACGTTATTTGTCTAGTGGATTATTCTGAGCTCAGAAGTGACActgacatggtgtgtgtgtgtgtgtgtgtgtgtgtgtggctggtaTGATCGTATTAGTTATAGCAGTGTTGCCAGGGTTTTAAACACCACAAACAGTCCACCAACCCAAAATCCCCAGCCAATAGTGGTCAGAAAGTGACACTGTTGAAGGCTGGAAGatgactaacacacactcagaatggAAAACATGAGCTTCAGTGTCTAAGTGTAAAGTTACACCTACAAGGTGAATATTAAGATCCATAGAGGcaaattacaaacacattttttaaataaagtgtaaataatgtgttataactaatggttatgttcattaaaaaaaattaatttctgcTACTACTAAAATAATTTACTGGGAGGTTAACACAATAGTGTTTATTtgctcctcttcttcttcttcttcttcttcttggaacgtgtataaaaaatgtatttataacaagctaaataaaaagaatatagCAGCCGAAGCACACAATATGGAACCTGTCACGCATGACTGTAAGAACTGAAAAATATGTTCTTTTGATGTCCCTCAACCATTTGTGCTAAACGTTTACAGTATAGATGACCAGGACAGTCATATTATTCGTATAGTCACAAAATTAAAGGggtttgatattatttatttatcaataattgcagttgtgtaaaaatgtttgtaCATGTATTATTCTGCAACACTACAGTCATACTCTGTCACATGGACACACCATTAATTCACCTTTTCGTGTAGCTGCATAAGATGTAACTAACtagtgtttttattgtatatatctTTCACCTGGAAACATAGATAGAGTGCATCTTTAAACTATTTGACCTTGTGgtccactgatatttatttaaaatttcttaAACCCTGATAATACCAACTGTATATCACTGCACTCACTCTGCTATTTTTACAAACACTTATTTTAATTGTGCTACCAACTGATGCTAACTGTCTTATATTTACAACCTCTACAGAATGTGTAGTGCagtgtcctgtactgtctcctgtcctgtactgtctcctgtcctgtactgtctcctGTCCTGTACTGCCTCCCGACTTGTACTGTctcctgtcctgtactgtctcccGTCTTGTACTGTTTCCCGTCCTGTACTGTCTCCTGTCCTGTACTGCCTCCCGACCTGTACTGTctcctgtcctgtactgtctcctGTCTTGTACTGTCTCTTGTCTTGTACTGTCTCCTGTTCTGTACTGTCTCCTGTCTTGTACTGTCTCTTGTCTTGTACTGTctcctgtcctgtactgtctcctGTCCTGTCTCCCGTCTTGTACTGTATCCCGTCTTGTACTGTCTCCGGTCCTGTACTGTCTCCGGTCTTGTACTgtctcttgtcttgcactgtctaaTGTCTTGTACTGTCTCTTGTCTTGTACTGTctcctgtcctgtactgtctcctGTCTTGTACTGTctcctgtcctgtactgtctcctGTCTTGTACTGTCTCCTGTCTTGTACCGTCTCCTGTCTGTAtcctgtcttgcactgtctccTGTCTTGTACCGTCTCCtatcttgcactgtttgcactttATGAGGAACTGCGTTAATGTACTTAGTCCTTAGTTCTGAGTTTTCTCCAGTAGCCCTGTATGTTATGTAGAACCATACAGTGTTTCACTGCTTCATCAGCTATTGCTGGTTAAGTACAGTTTCTTATGTTCAATGTTCAGTCTTCAAATAGTCCAttaaatttggacatacaatcATTAATCTATGTGCCTGCTGTACAGGGACACATGCATAATATCTCTATTCACTACCTGTTACTGCTCGTCGTTAAATTGGTGTAAAGACACCGGATATTTTCTGCTATGGTTAAACGTGCACTAACTCCTTAAACGTGCACTACATAGTGACCAATTTGTGATTTCGGACAAAACACTTTGAGAGCAATGCGTCCATATCCCGGCTTTAGTTATTCACATGCCAGGGCAAGTGCGTCAAATctacttgatttaaaaaaacaaaacaaaaaaaaaaaaaacaccgtgCCAGATTGATTTGCGCCACTTTTCACGCTGTGAATGGAGAAAGGGACGGGATAAAGATGTTCACCGAAAAAAGTTCTCCTTTAAAACACTCTTTCCATCcaggaaaaacagagagaagctCGACAAAAAAAGCTGAAGGCTTCATATGAACCACTATGAATATTAATCGCCTTTTATAGGAGGATggagataaagaaataaagaagctTTGGAAAAGAAGGAACAATGTAATAAAAGCTCACGGCTCTAAAACGCAAACAAGACACGAGATGCGAAAATCATGAGAAAATATGTAGGAGAGACTCTCAGGACTGGACTGATGAGATGTATTATTTCTTACTGTTTTAGATGattaagaaaaggaaaagagataTTTAGGTTCCGGCAAATAAAATGCAgctgattttgttttaatactGGATATATTCagtgaaaaaaggaaagaaaatgaaaaaaaaaagagaggaaggaCTAAAGAATATGGgcgttttaataataataataataataataataataataataataataataataataataataaaataaataaataaataaataaataaataaataaatccaaaactcgaatttttatttatttatttatttattaatttttttttttccatcaacgCGTAAAAGCAACATGAATAAAGTTCAATTGTAAGTTTGGGAAATTTCAATGGCAAAAACGACTTTCTTTGCGTTACAATTCATACCAATGACGAATTCTGAATCTTTGCATAAggtacatacaaaaaaaatcaaaataaaatctacatttacagctttacactaaacactacattCTGCTTTAAACTTCACCAGATTTCTTTCTATAAGTGCACAATTTACAAACATAACTGATTATTCTGTGTCTAATAGAACCAATATATTGCGATTAGAGCACTTGTCTCAGATTATAGACACTAAATAAAGTTCCTGTTTTTCTacctttaatttttcatttcgtatctgtttcttttcttacGCAAAGATgcgcgcacacatgcacactcacacaagcgCGCACGCTCGCTAGGACGCACGACCGCGCGCGCTTCAACAGGGGGTTGTTCCCTGCCTACCTACACGAAGCGTTTCCCCCTTAAAGAGAACAAACAcatgagggagggagggacatTAAGAGCTCATTAGAAAGAGGACGCACACATATAAGAGCCTGCTAGCAACACTCTGGAGCTGAGAAGGAATATcctctctctcgtgtgtgtcggtgtgtgtgtatgtttgtgtgtgtgtgtgtgtgagagagagagagagagttttcccagcttctgtttcttctttctgccaTGGGCTCGGTTTTCCCCGCCGACGCGCTGAGGATGAAGTCCGGGTTCAAGTCTCCAAATCTGTCTTTGTGTGAGATCATCACCTCGGATGTCCTGCACAGCTTTCTGTACGGGAGATGGAGAAACGTTCTGGGAGAACAacctcatcaccatcaccaccatcatcatcatcatcctcaccatcatcatcatcttcatcaggtCTCTGAAGACAAGCCGCAGCATCCCATCAGCAAAACCGCGTTCACCGCTGAGGTCCTGGCGCAGTCCTTCTCCGGAGGTATTTCAGCTCACTGCACATTCCTGTTCCTAATGATGACATGAGCATCCGACGTGTTATTGGTGATAAAACTTATCGCCTATGTTGTAGGACTAAATTTCAACTTAAACATTtggaaaagcgaatacaaaactATTTTACACCTTTACACTTACATGGCCAGGACAGTTGTTAcaggttaaaaaacaaaacttttacaaTTATACTGAACcctatatttaaaaatctaccCAGATACAATGGTTTTAAtacctaaaaaaataaacagtttgccttcaattttatgcaaatgaattcttacactaaaaataaataaataaataaacatttattcttaTCTAAAATGACAAGCACGTAGTTTAATGAACAGAATGCGCTTTTTAATTCTTATGATcaatttatagtttttttttgcgttttgtttttatgtggaTATTGAATAAATTTGTCATCAATCTGAACAAATGTATAACTAatactactgatactactagaactggtgtgtttttattattattattattattattattattattattattttattgctactTCGTTATTTAAGCTACAcgttttaaatcatttacatttaaaatctttttctttttttaatatataaaccctgtatttattaaacctaataattttatataatttgtaGACCGATAACAGCCAATtgtgatctttttttaatagagAAATGTAGACGTGTGTTGCGTCACTATGAACAAATGAAGCTCACGTGTCATTTGAACATGTTACTAAACTTAACagaaaccagatgaaataataCTGATGAAATAAGTGAAGGTTTTACTGAAAACTGAATTAAACTCGTCGCCGCCTTCactaaaaaacagtaaaatggaTCTACACAACAGGAAACGTTATTTAAATCGATTCAATTAAAATACAGCCAATTAACTCTTAATTAACATCTGCAGTGTTTCTTTAAGCACAGCTGGATCCGAATGATCAGCTGAAGAGATCAAGGCTGTAAGAGTTCATTCTGCACAGTAATTTGCTCTGTAATTTATTCTCCAAGCAGAAATGTCCAGCTTAACTTTCTTTCCCAAGCTCCTCAGTCACGTTTTTATTCGTTTTACGCACAAAGCAGAAAGGCAGTAAATGCATTTGGTTAACTTTGTGCTTTGACCTGAGAAACtttcctccaaaaaaaaacctgagagagaaaaagaagttccctttcttttcagatttttttttttttttaaatcattcatcAATCTCCGGAATCTTTTCCTGCGTTGGCAGCTAATcgctcctttttctctctctccctctttctctttgctttctttctgtgtCCTGAAAAGATCGCTGTTCCTCCTCTAATGCACCATGAAGGCCATTTCTATCGCCATTCACACCATGTCAGCCGTCTAATCGCCTTTTTTTCCAGGGGTTTGTTTGTGAAATTCGCGGCTCTTTTAAAACAAGCTCTCGTTCATTCACAGCAAATTTATGGCTACAAAGTTCCTTAAAAGGATAATGAATTTGGAATTAGCCGAACCCCCGCTTCAGCAGAGGAAAAACTAATGAATATCGCTGTGCGCCATGCCAAATCTCTGGGCCTCGGAGTAAATAGAGGAGCGTTTAACCTCTTTTTTATATCACCGTCACGAATAAAAATTCTTCGAGTGTGACATGAAATGAATTAAAGCTCCTGAACGAATCCTAAAGTGCAGAGATTCTTTTCCATCTGACACACCAATGCATTATCCGTTAATTAAATTAATCACGGGAAAATACCCGTATGTTAAAAAAACTACCGAAAatagttaaacaaacaaacaaacaaccaaacaaaaaaaattcaaaacggTTTCACACGAGGTTGATGTGTCTGTAACTTCgaatgtaaatgatttatcGGTTTACACGTTTTTATAAACGTTCACTAAACTTAAACggctttatcatttattttgcaCGTGATGTAGTTTTACTTTTCTAACTAAATGTACGAATGTCGAatagaaaattataaaatgaacataaaatgtaaaaaaaaaaggtataatgATAAATCAATTCTAGTGTTTTATAAGACActgaaataaatagataattaatttgaataaacaatttcctgtatattattattattattgttgttgttattattattattattattattattattattattattattattattattattattagagcaTGGAGATTCACTCTCATTTCTTGCAGTGTATTTTCAATGTACTATAATTAAACAATACTAAACACAATATATGTTAATTTACACTCCTGGATTCTTTTGTATACTTTTTTTGTACACTGAATAAATATCATTATCCATGTTGACGTTTTGCTCTTTTCACCTTAAGAGGTTCAGAAGTTGTCCAGCTTGGTGCTGCCCAGTGAGGTGATCATTGCTCAGAGTTCCATCCCTGGGGAAGGATTGGGTATTTTCTCCAAGACGTGGATCAAAGCCGGGACTGAGATGGGTCCGTTCACTGGCCGTGTCCTCTATCCTCAGCATGTAGACCTGCACAAGAACAACAACCTCATGTGGGAGGTGAGATACTTCTGTATACATATCAGTCACGTACACGTGAACTGATCCTCAGTGAGTCTGAAATTTAGATTCAGAGGATCGGTCATTTGTCTAGAACTTCAGCTTTGTCTAGAACTTCACTTTTTAATGCCTTTAGTATTCATATCTCTACATGTCCCtcatcatcatttttgtccTCTGCACATACTTGTAGGTGTTTAATGAGGATGGGACAGTGCGCTGCTTCATAGATGCAAGTCAGGAGGACCAACGCAGCTGGATGACCTACATTAAGTGTGCAAGAAACGAGCAAGAGCAGAACCTGGAGGTGGTGCAGATCGGTAGCAACATCTTCTACAAGGCTGCAGAGGTCAGAGACTCATCTCTATAAGTTTAGCTCATGGGACACCTGTCTTGGGTTACCTAGAGCAGCATTGATTCAGTGGTTAAAACACTGGGCCAATGACTGACAGGATGTGAGTTTAAATCTCAGCATCACTGCTCACTTTAATCTGTCTCAACTCTAAGTCACTTTTTATGAAGGAAAGATGTCTCTTTATACGCAGATacctatttttttaattcaagacATATGCTTTAAAATCTATGCAATTAACAATGTTATAGTTTAATATTGAACTATTTGaaatttgtccttttttttagaCTATTCCTCCTGACCAGGAGTTGCTTGTTTGGTATGGGAATTCACACAACACCTTTCTGGGAATTCCTGGTGTTCCTGGCATTGAGGATGAGCATCAGAAAAGAAATAGGaatggtaagtgtgtgtgaattcatTATATGCATCATACATGTTTGCATACATTTATATATGCATTCATATATGCATACATTACATGTATTGCATTACATTAGACGATAGATTACATGAGAAAGAGGACGTGATCTTGGAAGACAAATGCACCCTCTAGTGGTGGTCTCTGGTATAACATATAAATTACACTATGCTCTGATGAAAGCTCAGAACAAAGTTATGAGCTCTGATTTTGGATGTATCCTCTTATCAAATCAATGCAGATATtgttttatgctttatttaaatgtttctctGGACTGATGCCCAAAACAACCATATTTCAGAtgctacaaagaaaaaaaaaatccatgtaaCTGCTATTTTAAAGATCTTTGAGGTAGAATATGATTATTCGGTCTATTATGGTAAGAAGGGGGCTTTAAAGAAATTACAAAAGCTGTATATTGTTTTCACAGCATTGTATTAAGGAATATGGCTCCTTTTTTTGTCcaaatgtgtgtatttctttgtacataattctttttttttttttgcaccttaaaaatgttttactcattaatgctttataaaatttatttctGGTCAATATTTTgttcaaaatgaagaaaaaagtatCTGTGCTCCCTTCCAAAGTTTCTTATTTTCTGCTCCAAAACAATTTAAACTCCAGGATTATTATTCAGATTTGAAATGAGGGGTCAAAGAGGGGACAAAGGCTTTGTTGAGGAGTTCACCAAGTCCTCCAGAGTCATCAAAATATAAGTTATGGGAGCTCTAAATCTCACCCTGCCTTCTGTCTTCCCAGATGATTCCCACTCAAGCGACAGCAATTCTTCAACCTCTCCGTCCTCCATGTCCTCGTCTGCGTCCAGCCGCATGCGCTGCGTGATCTGTCACCGTGGCTTCAACTCCCGCAGCAACCTGCGCTCTCACATGCGCATCCACACACTGGACAAACCATTCGCATGTCGCTTCTGCAACCGGCGCTTCAGCCAGTCGTCCAC comes from Tachysurus vachellii isolate PV-2020 chromosome 26, HZAU_Pvac_v1, whole genome shotgun sequence and encodes:
- the LOC132841105 gene encoding PR domain zinc finger protein 12-like encodes the protein MGSVFPADALRMKSGFKSPNLSLCEIITSDVLHSFLYGRWRNVLGEQPHHHHHHHHHHPHHHHHLHQVSEDKPQHPISKTAFTAEVLAQSFSGEVQKLSSLVLPSEVIIAQSSIPGEGLGIFSKTWIKAGTEMGPFTGRVLYPQHVDLHKNNNLMWEVFNEDGTVRCFIDASQEDQRSWMTYIKCARNEQEQNLEVVQIGSNIFYKAAETIPPDQELLVWYGNSHNTFLGIPGVPGIEDEHQKRNRNDDSHSSDSNSSTSPSSMSSSASSRMRCVICHRGFNSRSNLRSHMRIHTLDKPFACRFCNRRFSQSSTLRNHVRLHTGERPYKCHVCQSAYSQLAGLRAHQKSARHRPAATSTETRQPSPASPSQMASMAQAVPLVHHIATMVL